The window CAGGGGAACAGCAAGGGCAAAGACCTGATAGACGGTGCTTCTCCAGGGGTTCATCCCAAGACCGGCAGAAATGGCAAGAATTGCCAGTACCAGCAGACCAGCGGGCGTGAATCGCTGTTTCCGCCAGCTGCTGATCCCATCAAAGAGTCTGTAGGATGTATAGAAAAAATATTGCATAATATCAAATGATAGCTGCGTTCCTATGCAGGGGCCGGAATCGTTTCCACGAGTTCTTCAACAATGCCTTGGGCGGTCTGTCCGGAAAATCGAGCCTGGGGGTCAAGCACTAACCGGTGGGCAATCACCGGGACTGCGATCTCCTGAATATGATCCGGGGTGACAAAATCCTGGCCGTCAAACAGGGCCAAGGCTCGGGCGGTCTGTATGAGGGAAAGAGAGGCTCTGGGCCCTGCTCCCAGCACAAGACCGGGAAAGGAGCGGCTGGCATGGACAAGCTGCACTATGTACTGTTTGAGCTCTTCACTGACATGGACAGCGTGTACCTGCTTTTTGACCAGCAGGATATCTTTTATTGTGGCACAGGCAGAGATGTCTTCAATGGGATGTCGCTCTGCCTGATTGGAGAGCATAGCCACCTCTTCTTCCACGCTGATATACCCGAGACTGAATTGGAGAGAAAAACGGTCCATCTGCGCTTCAGGCAAGGGATAGGTGCCCCGTGATTCCACCGGGTTTTGCGTGGCGATAACAAAGAAGAGATCTTCAAGTTGGCAATTGCCGCCGTCAATACTCACCTGCTTTTCCGCCATTGCCTCTAGTAAGGCTGATTGGGTCCGGGGTGAGGCCCTGTTGATCTCGTCCGCCAGCAGGATATTAGTGAACACTGGCCCCTTGTGGAGACGAAATTCCTTTTCTTTAGGATCAAAGATGGAGACACCGAGGATATCCGAGGGGAGAAGATCCGGCGTGAATTGGATGCGGGTGAAGCGGGTCTCGATAGAAAGAGCCAGAGTTTTGGCTAAGGTTGTCTTGCCGGTACCGGGATAATCTTCCAGCAGAATATGGCCACCTCCG is drawn from Candidatus Electrothrix rattekaaiensis and contains these coding sequences:
- a CDS encoding MoxR family ATPase, whose product is MTDDKTTTAAATLHKVAANIGKVMKGQTDSIRLLLAGFAGGGHILLEDYPGTGKTTLAKTLALSIETRFTRIQFTPDLLPSDILGVSIFDPKEKEFRLHKGPVFTNILLADEINRASPRTQSALLEAMAEKQVSIDGGNCQLEDLFFVIATQNPVESRGTYPLPEAQMDRFSLQFSLGYISVEEEVAMLSNQAERHPIEDISACATIKDILLVKKQVHAVHVSEELKQYIVQLVHASRSFPGLVLGAGPRASLSLIQTARALALFDGQDFVTPDHIQEIAVPVIAHRLVLDPQARFSGQTAQGIVEELVETIPAPA